One genomic region from Pecten maximus chromosome 5, xPecMax1.1, whole genome shotgun sequence encodes:
- the LOC117327438 gene encoding uncharacterized protein LOC117327438, whose product MEQLRIGMESTLGAVFTPPETSGSDSCIIAQDSENVPMDEFCEMFRQRRGLPSIKASLHITEIRSHDSTQQTVLESTDWHNALQIHDSTNKDDNAIGSTVFRSIRKRMRLNNEKKIAKCYAETNGNRFGNKDGKTNHQIDKDFFRQSLQCVPQYNNMSEENKRFLRELNIMVPGHTLQVHMVHNQQSHSAAIYPTTPQHLRVDDNRSRKPNGGLSDNGEIEKKNDEDSTSYCARNPKSTDEEARTDTYLYWENGDPSVFINAGFFYTGDQDIVRCFHCDIGIAGWNPTDDPWVGHARYRPDCRFLRQEKSQEWIDNIQIEWAKTYTPKHQEYQRIDVRQRSFQHEDWHRNNTSQSPEHLATAGFFLDGDHIRCHYCDGIMRKDVYLDEDTAEDTDEFWIKHAHTFPFCKFVQNQKGLDFVKTCTLNNSDIANPDHYLPVAAGPEGHVFRLSCVQEFSIRAKRDPI is encoded by the exons ATGGAACAATTAAGAATCGGTATGGAATCAACACTTGGTGCTGTGTTCACTCCTCCTGAGACAAGTGGATCCGATAGTT GTATAATAGCCCAAGATTCAGAAAACGTACCAATGGATGAATTCTGCGAGATGTTCCGACAACGGAGAGGGCTTCCAAGTATAAAAGCATCTCTGCATATCACT GAAATCAGATCACATGACAGTACCCAACAGACTGTTTTGGAATCTACGGATTGGCATAATGCATTACAAATTCATGATTCAACAAACAAAGATGACAACGCCATTGGCTCAACG GTTTTCCGAAGTATTCGAAAAAGAATGCGATTAAACAATGAGAAGAAAATCGCCAAATGTTATGCTGAGACAAATGGAAACAGATTTGGAAACAAAG aTGGGAAAACCAATCATCAGATCGACAAGGATTTTTTCAGACAAAGCCTTCAATGTGTTCCACAATACAACAATATGAGTGAGGAAAACAAGCGTTTTCTCAGGGAATTAAATATAATGGTGCCAGGACATACATTACAAGTGCATATGGTGCACAACCAACAGTCACATTCAGCAGCAATATATCCAACAACACCCCAACATTTGCGAGTCGATGATAATAGGAGCAGGAAACCCAATGGAGGTTTAAGCgataatggggaaatagagaaGAAAAATGACGAAGATTCTACCTCATATTGTGCTCGGAACCCAAAGTCTACTGACGAAGAAGCACGTACAGACACATATCTGTATTGGGAGAATGGCGACCCAAGCGTTTTTATTAATGCAGGATTCTTCTATACGG GGGACCAAGACATTGTTCGATGTTTCCATTGTGACATTGGCATTGCCGGCTGGAACCCAACTGATGATCCATGGGTAGGGCATGCTCGATATCGTCCCGACTGTCGTTTCCTCAGACAGGAGAAGAGTCAGGAATGGATCGATAATATCCAGATTGAGTGGGCTAAG ACATACACACCAAAACACCAAGAGTATCAACGGATTGATGTTAGACAAAGATCATTTCAACATGAGGATTGGCATCGAAATAACACCTCACAGTCTCCAGAACATCTAGCAACTGCTGGGTTTTTTCTCGACg GCGATCATATCAGGTGTCATTACTGTGACGGGATCATGAGGAAGGATGTGTACCTAGATGAAGACACAGCTGAGGACACAGATGAATTCTGGATAAAACATGCACACACTTTCCCTTTTTGTAAATTTGTTCAAAATCAAAAAGGACTTGACTTTGTCAAAACATGCACACTTAACAAT TCGGACATAGCGAATCCAGACCATTACCTACCAGTTGCAGCTGGACCAGAAGGGCATG tATTCAGACTGTCATGTGTACAGGAGTTCAGCATCAGGGCGAAACGTGATCCCATATGA
- the LOC117327440 gene encoding uncharacterized protein LOC117327440 codes for MEFTLKKLLNSKGGPHGDETWRFLYPLMLVTTIGSVVGVCTPFWFFDEECADRGLIYDCCKGQNDTTSCLPAVWFSAGPIPGFLVASLVLASVSIIGAVGGTVYTIIVFLKGIRSHFLSTRSVIFVGFASGSMMLSSCSLVLQELGHYSVGKSFYICLISGVLQVIPIVGFMFSKNLVGF; via the exons ATGGAGTTCACGTTGAAGAAACTTCTAAACTCAAAAGGTGGACCACATGGTGATGAGACCTGGCGATTTCTCTACCCGCTGATGCTCGTAACTACCATTGGTAGTGTTGTCGGTGTCTGTACCCCCTTTTGGTTTTTTGATGAAGAGTGTGCTGATCGTGGGCTCATTTATGATTGCTGTAAGGGACAAAATGATACCACTTCTTGTCTTCCAGCAGTATGGTTCTCAGCAGGAC CGATACCCGGCTTTTTGGTAGCATCACTCGTGCTGGCGTCAGTATCTATAATTGGAGCAGTTGGAGGCACTGTTTATACTATCATCGTCTTCCTTAAAGGCATCAGATCCCATTTTCTATCAACAAGATCTGTGATTTTTGTAGGATTTGCTAGTG GATCTATGATGCTGTCGTCCTGTTCGTTGGTCTTACAAGAACTTGGTCACTATTCTGTAGGAAAATCCTTCTACATATGCCTGATATCAGGTGTGTTGCAGGTTATCCCG atTGTTGGATTTATGTTTTCCAAGAACCTGGTGGGTTTCTGA
- the LOC117327439 gene encoding baculoviral IAP repeat-containing protein 3-like yields the protein MHMKKASLKNGKKDWLKTFSLSMNFSSKGTSAVLEINNEYDFDDISNASSSKHNDTRGAVLIANQYGLQNDVFVGDIDTKNIERDINDREPDERDEWNRKGCDIDHIVHMSKNPCQISLGKPCHHVMSVQYSKDELKRTDRHKKPGMTNAVVLKGFLQGALTDLEKKGCFKQPPDRRNVLMPQTFESKLPQLTPIPIYPNDRNEQININPFYSLLNSYGQWPNESGISPSRLAEAGFHSIAAHGHLVGCRSCNIQLSIDDFNGNDPYTVHRQISPTCPAVYRGESISTLVQQEASGPENGIDFETVNNNLHRLQLDAAAENVTRYEPDQMETINEEHTHLTARNDTQADSVQGASAASETSTSSHPIVTYEPRNPGQRSPEARRESFRNWLGRYQDIDNLVHSGFFFTGEEDIVRCFNCDIGLAEWDPTDDPWVEHARHSPDCPYLRGQRDDHFISGIQRSWAEIYTPKHPQMSQASTRLETFGPTWPQNYVLQRPEQLAEAGFFYTGEMDTVRCHYCDGGLQEWEPNDDPWTEHAKWFPFCKFVLKVKGLSFVQAAALPEENDGEYENAIGVTSQLTRAETSYEEKCRKKEQENPMLSAAVESIKEFGYRKKMIKKAILVHVETSGKREFNASELMDIIFKLEEKESSLEEDGYESCSSSDEINFTPKAMAKENEYLKAKQLCDLCRKQEKCMLFLPCGHRSTCEPCGKGRTTCSVCFKEVTSCVKTFLG from the exons ATGCATATGAAGAAAGCGTCACTGAAAAATGGCAAAAAGGACTGGCTGAAAACGTTCAGCTTATCAATGAATTTCTCTTCGAAGGGCACCTCCGCAGTTTTGGAAATTAACAACGAATATGATTTCGACGATATATCAAATGCTTCGTCAAGTAAACACAATGATACACGCGGGGCCGTTTTAATTGCTAATCAATATGGTTTacaaaatgatgtttttgtCGGAGACATTGATACGAAAAATATAGAACGAGATATCAATGACAGAGAACCAGACGAAAGAGACGAATGGAATCGTAAAGGGTGTGATATCGATCACATAGTACATATGAGCAAAAATCCGTGCCAGATTTCGCTCGGAAAGCCTTGCCATCATGTCATGTCCGTTCAATATTCGAAAGACGAACTGAAACGCACGGATAGGCATAAAAAACCTGGTATGACCAATGCCGTGGTATTGAAGGGGTTTTTACAAGGCGCTTTGACAGATCTGGAAAAGAAAGGATGTTTTAAGCAACCACCAGATCGTCGTAATGTACTTATGCCACAAACTTTTGAATCAAAACTGCCGCAGCTGACACCAATTCCCATATATCCGAACGATagaaatgaacaaataaatatcaatcCGTTCTATTCCTTACTGAATAGTTACGGCCAGTGGCCGAATGAATCAGGGATATCTCCATCTCGGTTAGCAGAAGCGGGATTCCATAGCATTGCAGCACATGGTCATTTGGTTGGTTGTCGTTCGTGTAATATACAACTTAGCATTGACGATTTCAACGGAAATGACCCATACACAGTCCATAGACAGATATCACCTACGTGTCCAGCGGTGTATAGGGGGGAATCGATTTCAACATTGGTTCAACAAGAGGCATCAGGTCCTGAGAACGGAATTGATTTCGAAACAGTTAACAATAACTTACATAGACTCCAGCTTGACGCTGCTGCTGAAAACGTTACAAGATATGAACCTGACCAGATGGAAACGATCAATGAAGAACACACACACCTTACCGCACGTAACGACACACAAGCCGATAGTGTACAAGGAGCATCAGCAGCATCAGAAACATCAACATCTAGTCATCCAATAGTTACTTATGAACCACGAAATCCGGGTCAGAGGTCACCAGAGGCTAGACGAGAGTCTTTCAGAAACTGGCTTGGCAGATATCAGGACATCGATAACTTAGTACATTCTGGGTTTTTCTTTACAG GGGAAGAGGACATAGTCCGTTGTTTCAATTGTGATATTGGCCTGGCAGAATGGGATCCAACTGATGACCCCTGGGTAGAACATGCTCGTCACAGTCCAGACTGTCCCTATCTGAGAGGTCAACGAGATGACCATTTCATCTCAGGCATTCAAAGGAGTTGGGCAGAG atatacacacctAAACATCCCCAAATGAGCCAGGCGAGCACGAGACTCGAGACGTTTGGTCCTACCTGGCCACAAAACTACGTTCTCCAGAGACCAGAACAGTTGGCTGAAGCAGGCTTCTTTTACACAG GTGAAATGGACACTGTCCGGTGCCATTACTGTGACGGGGGTCTCCAGGAGTGGGAACCGAACGATGATCCATGGACAGAGCACGCGAAGTGGTTTCCATTCTGTAAATTTGTCCTCAAAGTTAAAGGGTTGTCCTTTGTACAGGCAGCAGCTCTTCCGGAG GAAAATGATGGAGAATATGAAAATGCGATCGGAGTGACGTCACAACTTACACGTG CTGAGACTAGCTATGAAGAAAAATGTCGCAAAAAAGAGCAAGAAAATCCTATGTTGTCAGCAGCAGTAGAGAGCATAAAGGAATTTGGTTACcggaaaaaaatgataaagaaagCAATCCTTGTCCACGTGGAAACATCAg GCAAACGCGAATTCAATGCAAGTGAATTGATGGATATTATATTCAAGCTGGAAGAGAAGGAGTCGTCACTGGAAGAAGATGGATATG aatCCTGTTCAAGTTCGGATGAAATAAATTTCA CTCCCAAGGCGATGGCTAAGGAGAATGAATACTTGAAGGCAAAACAGCTATGTGATTTATGCCGGAAACAGGAAAAGTGTATGCTTTTTTTACCATGTGGCCATAGATCCACGTGTGAGCCATGTGGAAAAGGACGGACGACATGCTCAGTCTGTTTCAAGGAGGTGACATCATGCGTGAAGACTTTCCTCGGATAA